GACGCGCTCCGGCTCGGTCAACTCCACCGGCCAACCGTCTGCGCGCTCGTCGGGATCAAGCCGCGCACGCTGCGAGATTGGCGAAGGCAGGATCCCGCGTTCGACGCGGCGATCCGCGCCGCGGAAGCGAAGGGCGAAGCGCGGCTCGCCGCGATCGCGACGCAAGGGGCCGCGGAGGATCCTCGGCTCGCGCTCGACATTCTGCGCGCGCGGTATCCCGAGAAGTGGAACCGCAGGCATACGCGCGTGGATGGCAACGTCCACGTGGACGTCGCTCGTCCCCCCACGCTCCCGAAGGAGCTCCGCGCCGCGTGGGATGCGGGCGCGAAGAGTGGCTGGAAGGATCGGAAGGCTTGTCGGGAGCTGGAAATCTATTGGGCGACGGGGGAGATCGGGAGGCCCGAACAGATCGCGGCGCTCGAGAAGCTCCTGGCCGAGCTCAAAGCAAACCCGGAGCCGTACCTCGGGGAATAGCTCGATGGCGAAGGCTTTCGGCTACCGCGTGGGGGATTTCTCGTTCAAGGAGCACGGCCGGATCGCGGCGGCTCCCTCCGAGGGCCTCGCGGCGTTCGTACCGGGCGTAACGCCCGGGTATGCGCGCCCGGATCACCTTGGCCCGCTGATCGAGCTCCTCGAGCGCGCGCGGCGCGAGCCTGTCCGCGCGGTGATCCACGCTCCACCGCGCCACGGGAAGACGGACACGATCCTCCACGCGATTGCGTGGTATCTGCGGAAGGATCCCACGCTCCCGATCGCTTACGCCACGTACGGGATCGAGCTGGCCAACAGCAAGAGCCGCGACGCTCGGGCGATGGCGCGCGCGGCCGGCGTCGAGCTCGATGCGGGCGCGAAGGGCGTCGGCGAGTGGCGCACGCGCGAGGGTGGGCGGGCCGTGTTCACGGCGCTAAACGGCTCGCTGACGGGCAAGGGCTTTCGGGTCCTCTTCGTGGATGACCCTTTCAAGAACCGGATCCAGGCGGAAAGCCCGACGTATCGCTCCCGGATCTGGGACCTCTGGCAGGGCTCGACGATCAACCGGGTCGAGCCGGGCGGGAGCGCGATCGTCCTTGCCACGCGGTGGCATCCCGAGGACCTCTCCGGGCGGCTGATCTCCCAGGGGTGGCAATACCTGCGCCTCCCAGCGCTCACCGACGACGGGCGCGCGCTCTGGCCCGAACGATGGCCCGCGGCGGAGCTCGAAGCGCGGCGGCGCGAGGTCGGAGAGTACACGTGGGCCTCGCTGTATCAAGGCGTTCCGAGACCTCGGGGCGGGGCCGTGTTCAACGCTGAGCCGGCCCTCTATACCTCCGCGGCCCTCGATGTCGTGCGGGAGTATCGCGACGGGATCGGCGTGGATTTCGCGTATACCGCGCGAAAGCATGCGGATTACTCGTCGGCGGTCGTCATGCGCTCGCACGAACCTGAGCGCGGGCGGCGCGTTTACTACGTGCTCGAGTGCCTGCGGAAGCAGGTCCTCGCTCCCGAGTTCGCCGCGGAGGGCGCGCGGCTGCAACGGGCGCACGGGGGATGCA
Above is a genomic segment from Polyangium spumosum containing:
- a CDS encoding terminase large subunit domain-containing protein; this encodes MAKAFGYRVGDFSFKEHGRIAAAPSEGLAAFVPGVTPGYARPDHLGPLIELLERARREPVRAVIHAPPRHGKTDTILHAIAWYLRKDPTLPIAYATYGIELANSKSRDARAMARAAGVELDAGAKGVGEWRTREGGRAVFTALNGSLTGKGFRVLFVDDPFKNRIQAESPTYRSRIWDLWQGSTINRVEPGGSAIVLATRWHPEDLSGRLISQGWQYLRLPALTDDGRALWPERWPAAELEARRREVGEYTWASLYQGVPRPRGGAVFNAEPALYTSAALDVVREYRDGIGVDFAYTARKHADYSSAVVMRSHEPERGRRVYYVLECLRKQVLAPEFAAEGARLQRAHGGCKAMGYVTVFEKMIVPFMSDRGFTVEARRVKADKFTRAQPYAASWNDGRVLLPEDVGPDSWVNVFLAEHLRFTGQDDDEDDQVDAGAAAHDLLSSPAGRIAGSFSAANKRPVKLTRYTR